Proteins encoded in a region of the Phaenicophaeus curvirostris isolate KB17595 chromosome 1, BPBGC_Pcur_1.0, whole genome shotgun sequence genome:
- the POPDC2 gene encoding popeye domain-containing protein 2 isoform X2 → MSASSLSWDQALLQPPVCDAWKEITEGAAYQLASCIVFLGYMGGSGVFGSLYIFGLLAPGYFCYALWGWLSACGLDIFVWNILLVLACLLQLAHLAYRLRRNTIPEEFDLLYKTMYLPLQVPLEVYKEIVKCCEEQVQLLVRDQNYAVEGKTPIDRLSLLLSGRIRVSQDGQFLHYIFPYQFLDSPEWESLRPSEEGTFQVTLTAETDCSFITWPRKKLYLLLRKDRYIARLFSSHLGYDISEKLYSLNEKLFAKFGLRFDIRLPSLYHVLRPASSEEEPEDCEEPLPDSGQADASEPPPQPPPPPPAPRPRASRPDSDLLASGNLLRSSPHSLCKERAPLAPTQTPEL, encoded by the exons ATGAGTGCAAGCAGCCTCTCTTGGGACcaggctcttctccagcctccgGTGTGTGATGCTTGGAAGGAGATTACGGAGGGAGCAGCCTACCAGCTGGCCAGCTGCATCGTCTTCCTGGGTTACATGGGGGGAAGTGGCGTCTTTGGGTCCCTCTATATCTTTGGCCTCCTGGCCCCAGGCTACTTCTGCTAtgctctgtggggctggctgAGCGCCTGTGGGCTGGATATCTTCGTCTGGAACATCCTGCTTGTCCTTGCCTGCTTGCTTCAGTTAGCTCACCTGGCTTACCGGCTCCGTAGAAACACCATCCCAGAAGAGTTTGACCTCCTCTACAAGACCATGTACCTGCCCTTGCAGGTGCCTCTGGAAGTCTACAAAGAAATTGTGAAGTGCTGTGAAGAGCAAGTCCAGTTGCTAGTCAGAGACCAGAATTATGCGGTGGAGGGGAAGACACCCATTGACCGCCTCTCGTTGCTGCTGTCTGGCAG GATACGAGTGAGTCAGGATGGACAATTCCTTCACTACATCTTTCCATACCAGTTCCTGGACTCTCCAGAATGGGAGTCACTGCGACCCTCTGAGGAAGGAACTTTCCAG gtAACGCTGACAGCCGAGACTGACTGCAGCTTCATCACCTGGCCAAGGAAGAAGCTGTATCTCCTCCTGAGGAAGGATCGCTACATTGCCCGGCTCTTCTCATCCCACCTGGGCTATGACATCTCGGAGAAGCTCTACTCCCTCAATGAGAAGCTCTTCGCCAAGTTTGGCCTCCGCTTCGACATCCGCTTGCCCAGCCTCTACCATGTTCTCAGGCCAGCCTCCTCTGAGGAGGAGCCGGAGGACTGCGAAGAGCCATTGCCTGACTCTGGCCAGGCTGATGCCTCTGAGCCCCCTCCACAGCCACCACCGCCACCACCAGCTCCACGCCCCCGGGCATCCCGGCCTGACAGTGACTTGCTGG cCTCGGGAAACCTGCTCCGGAGTTCCCCCCACTCTCTCTGCAAAGAACGAGCCCCTCTGGCTCCCACTCAGACTCCCGAACTCTAG
- the POPDC2 gene encoding popeye domain-containing protein 2 isoform X1, with translation MTIESERGMAGEGGELERMSASSLSWDQALLQPPVCDAWKEITEGAAYQLASCIVFLGYMGGSGVFGSLYIFGLLAPGYFCYALWGWLSACGLDIFVWNILLVLACLLQLAHLAYRLRRNTIPEEFDLLYKTMYLPLQVPLEVYKEIVKCCEEQVQLLVRDQNYAVEGKTPIDRLSLLLSGRIRVSQDGQFLHYIFPYQFLDSPEWESLRPSEEGTFQVTLTAETDCSFITWPRKKLYLLLRKDRYIARLFSSHLGYDISEKLYSLNEKLFAKFGLRFDIRLPSLYHVLRPASSEEEPEDCEEPLPDSGQADASEPPPQPPPPPPAPRPRASRPDSDLLGEDSTSLVLEDFAELPGSFMDYVSEGEYMK, from the exons ATGACAATTGAATCTGAGCGCGGGATGgctggggagggtggggagTTGGAAAGGATGAGTGCAAGCAGCCTCTCTTGGGACcaggctcttctccagcctccgGTGTGTGATGCTTGGAAGGAGATTACGGAGGGAGCAGCCTACCAGCTGGCCAGCTGCATCGTCTTCCTGGGTTACATGGGGGGAAGTGGCGTCTTTGGGTCCCTCTATATCTTTGGCCTCCTGGCCCCAGGCTACTTCTGCTAtgctctgtggggctggctgAGCGCCTGTGGGCTGGATATCTTCGTCTGGAACATCCTGCTTGTCCTTGCCTGCTTGCTTCAGTTAGCTCACCTGGCTTACCGGCTCCGTAGAAACACCATCCCAGAAGAGTTTGACCTCCTCTACAAGACCATGTACCTGCCCTTGCAGGTGCCTCTGGAAGTCTACAAAGAAATTGTGAAGTGCTGTGAAGAGCAAGTCCAGTTGCTAGTCAGAGACCAGAATTATGCGGTGGAGGGGAAGACACCCATTGACCGCCTCTCGTTGCTGCTGTCTGGCAG GATACGAGTGAGTCAGGATGGACAATTCCTTCACTACATCTTTCCATACCAGTTCCTGGACTCTCCAGAATGGGAGTCACTGCGACCCTCTGAGGAAGGAACTTTCCAG gtAACGCTGACAGCCGAGACTGACTGCAGCTTCATCACCTGGCCAAGGAAGAAGCTGTATCTCCTCCTGAGGAAGGATCGCTACATTGCCCGGCTCTTCTCATCCCACCTGGGCTATGACATCTCGGAGAAGCTCTACTCCCTCAATGAGAAGCTCTTCGCCAAGTTTGGCCTCCGCTTCGACATCCGCTTGCCCAGCCTCTACCATGTTCTCAGGCCAGCCTCCTCTGAGGAGGAGCCGGAGGACTGCGAAGAGCCATTGCCTGACTCTGGCCAGGCTGATGCCTCTGAGCCCCCTCCACAGCCACCACCGCCACCACCAGCTCCACGCCCCCGGGCATCCCGGCCTGACAGTGACTTGCTGGGTGAGGACTCCACCAGTCTTGTCTTGGAAGATTTTGCTGAGTTGCCGGGGTCTTTTATGGACTATGTGAGCGAAGGGGAGTATATGAAGTGA